The genomic stretch AGCCAGAGGTACGGCTGATCCGCAAGACCCTTCTCGCCGACATCGCCGCCTGCCCGGACCTCGGCGCGACCGCCAAGCAGCCGCAGCCGAACCCGCTCCTCGACAACATCGAGGCGATGACGGTCACCGGCCGTACGGAGAGCGGGGCGCTGAAGGTCCTGCTGGCCAGCGACGACAACCAGAACCCCAGCCAGACGACCCGGTTCTACTACCTCAGGGTCCGGGTCTAGCGCGACAGTACGGCGATCCCCAACGGCCGCTGCCCCGCCGCCAGTCGGCGGGTCTCGCCCGTGTCGAGGTCGACCACCGTCAGTCCGTCCCAGTAGCCGTCCCGCGTGAAGCCACCGGTCACATAGGCCGTACGGCCCACCGCGACGACGTCCTCATGGGGACCGTCGAGCGGGATCACCTTCTCCTGGCCGTCCGGCCGACGGACGGTCAGGGAGGGCCCCTCGTCCTGCGCCGGGTCGATCGGGCCGGTGCCCACGACGAGGAGGGTGCCGTCGGCCAGCACGCTCACGCCGTGCTGGTGCGTGTTCGCCGTCATGCGCTCCACCGTCGAGCGCCCCGTCTCCGGGTCGAGGACGACCAGTTTCTCGCCCTCGAACGGCAGCAACAGCCGCCCGTCGGAGGGGCGTACGGCCGCGTAGTGCGGCTTCAGCCAGGAGCCCAGGCCGCCTTCGGTGCCGTAGGGGGCCACCTCCACGCGCCGGGTCCCGAGAGTCGCGGTGTCGACGACGGTGACGTCGAAGGAGTCGTGGCCGGTGGCGTAGACGTGCCGGCCGTCCGGGGAGACGTCCACGTCGAAGGGGCGGCGCCCGGTGTGCGCGGTGCCGGTGACCTTCAGGGTGCGGGTGTCGATGGCCTCCAACGTCCCGTTGCCGCCGGGCACGTTGACACCGACGTACACCGTGCCGCCGTCCGGCGCGAGGGCGATGCCCATGCCGCCGCCGCGGTACTCGCCGTAGGTGGGTTCGCCGAGGTCCGGCGTCTCGTACGGGATCAGCGCGAGGCGTTCACGCGTGCGGGTGTCCACCACCGCGACGCCCTCCGCCGTGGCGACCCAGGCGCGGCCGTCCTCCC from Streptomyces davaonensis JCM 4913 encodes the following:
- a CDS encoding YncE family protein, which gives rise to MPALRTTVLALAAAAVLLTACDTTPAPSASTEPTTRQPTGSARMPTSAPNTTLLVTDFGADTVTFVDPAEGPLGSVRVGTAPYGLVVGEDGRAWVATAEGVAVVDTRTRERLALIPYETPDLGEPTYGEYRGGGMGIALAPDGGTVYVGVNVPGGNGTLEAIDTRTLKVTGTAHTGRRPFDVDVSPDGRHVYATGHDSFDVTVVDTATLGTRRVEVAPYGTEGGLGSWLKPHYAAVRPSDGRLLLPFEGEKLVVLDPETGRSTVERMTANTHQHGVSVLADGTLLVVGTGPIDPAQDEGPSLTVRRPDGQEKVIPLDGPHEDVVAVGRTAYVTGGFTRDGYWDGLTVVDLDTGETRRLAAGQRPLGIAVLSR